A single window of Mycobacteriales bacterium DNA harbors:
- the dxr gene encoding 1-deoxy-D-xylulose-5-phosphate reductoisomerase, with protein MRDLVLLGATGSIGTQAIDVVRRNPDAFRVVGLGGGGGRVDLLAAQALELGVEVVAVARATAAQDLQLAFYAEATRRGWSSGDFRLPKVLAGPDAMTELAAWPCDTVLNGMTGSVGLAPTLAALQAGRTVALANKESLVAGGPLVTPYRSQLVPVDSEHSALAQCLRGGRRSELRRLVLTASGGPFRERDDLTGVTPADALAHPTWDMGPVVTVNSATLVNKGLELIEAHLLFDVPYADIDVVVHPQSIVHSMVEFADGSTLAQVSPPDMRLPIALALGWPDRVADAIPPVDWTVAQRWDFLPLDEVRFPAVQLAREAGERGGTAPAVLNAANEVCVAAFLEGRLAFPAIVDTVARVVAEHEFRERPDLVDVLDSENAARASARLLVGEDSC; from the coding sequence GTGAGGGACCTCGTCCTGCTGGGCGCGACCGGGTCGATCGGGACCCAGGCGATCGACGTCGTACGCCGCAACCCCGACGCCTTCCGGGTCGTCGGGCTCGGCGGCGGGGGCGGCCGCGTCGACCTGCTCGCCGCCCAGGCCCTCGAGCTCGGGGTCGAGGTCGTGGCGGTCGCGCGGGCCACCGCCGCCCAGGACCTGCAGCTCGCCTTCTACGCCGAGGCGACCAGGCGCGGCTGGTCCAGCGGCGACTTCCGGCTGCCCAAGGTCCTCGCCGGCCCCGACGCGATGACCGAGCTCGCGGCCTGGCCGTGCGACACCGTCCTCAACGGCATGACCGGCTCGGTCGGGCTCGCCCCGACCCTCGCCGCCCTGCAGGCCGGGCGGACCGTGGCGCTGGCCAACAAGGAGTCCCTGGTCGCCGGCGGCCCGCTCGTCACGCCGTACCGCTCCCAGCTCGTCCCCGTCGACAGCGAGCACTCCGCGCTGGCGCAGTGCCTGCGCGGCGGCCGGCGCTCCGAGCTGCGCCGGCTGGTGCTGACCGCCTCGGGCGGGCCCTTCCGCGAGCGCGACGACCTCACCGGCGTCACCCCGGCCGACGCGCTCGCCCACCCGACCTGGGACATGGGTCCGGTGGTGACGGTCAACAGCGCGACCCTGGTCAACAAGGGGCTCGAGCTCATCGAGGCCCATCTGCTCTTCGACGTGCCCTACGCCGACATCGACGTCGTGGTGCACCCCCAGTCGATCGTGCACTCGATGGTGGAGTTCGCCGACGGCTCGACGCTCGCGCAGGTCAGCCCGCCCGACATGCGGCTGCCGATCGCGCTCGCGCTCGGCTGGCCGGACCGAGTCGCCGACGCGATCCCGCCGGTCGACTGGACCGTGGCGCAGCGCTGGGACTTCCTGCCGCTCGACGAGGTCCGCTTCCCCGCGGTGCAGCTGGCCCGCGAGGCCGGCGAGCGTGGCGGCACGGCCCCGGCGGTCCTCAACGCTGCCAACGAGGTGTGCGTGGCCGCCTTCCTCGAGGGACGCCTGGCCTTCCCCGCGATCGTCGACACCGTCGCCCGGGTCGTCGCCGAGCACGAGTTCAGGGAACGCCCGGACCTGGTCGATGTGTTGGACAGTGAGAACGCTGCCCGGGCGAGTGCCCGGCTGCTCGTAGGGGAGGACTCGTGCTGA